A DNA window from Pogona vitticeps strain Pit_001003342236 chromosome 2, PviZW2.1, whole genome shotgun sequence contains the following coding sequences:
- the WIZ gene encoding protein Wiz isoform X15 codes for MKQKGKVDSDPISPSLSKKSASPKEGTAGSSQPTLLPLNKATERSQEPSINKAIKSPPGFTPKNVVQPGSPILKKVTPALPGSPLPKNPEDKSPKLPLSPLQSSPKAQWSQPEEEGPLNLTIDSDSGREIDCQLCGAWFETRKGLSSHARAHLRHLGVSDPDAKGSPIDVLNELIKNEDFKGRLSSLLPSEGESLGEIGSSNGPSPKSTTTTAPATGMKQAHSPRPLGKQPSVLSPHSPPPSKKLKPHGHKLSAMANLQRKQGLSSSAYWASDVEMAPLNLSSGAEPVRDIRCEFCGEYFENRKGLSSHARSHLRQMGVTEWYVNGSPIDTLREILKRRAQPRTSASSSPGQGQKSLAPSVLGGSLEPRSAGEGHMSVIPKKAQPPGSPMGHSPTSSPPPTARKIFSGLPSPSLHKRLKQDQLRMEIKREMMSGGLHNESHLSDRAWSPREEMSPLNLSSRADPVRDIRCEFCGEFFENRKGLSSHARSHLRQMGVTEWSVNGSPIDTLREIIKKKNKPCVIKKEPSTLSIELPKPIGEDGAGPKSPGKMLQSIALSPLGGRTGKPNVGREVSLSPLKSQEAFLAPLPTKRPLSDERLSGHSEVKQKTYIQTELPYKAKHVHEKPTHTSSEACCELCGLYFENRKALASHARAHLRQFGVTEWCVNGSPIETLSEWIKHRPQKAGAYRSYIQGGRPFTKKFRNASHVRDTDASGKRAPLGLQAGSPSLVSRSLGAEMMPSEPSKAVDGGGGDERPAVTSPLSVVKVEEQQQHNINKFERRQAKPVEAAVPREEETNDLQQKTEEVRQPPPRVRPVPSLVPRPPQTSLVKFVGNIYTLKCRFCEVEFQGPLSIQEEWVRHLQRHILETNFSKADGLRSGTDMPTAPPVAEAQ; via the exons ATGAAACAGAAGGGCAAAGTGGACAGCGATCCCATCTCTCCAAGTCTTAGCAAAAAATCTGCTTCTCCCAAAGAAGGGACTGCAGGGTCCTCACAGCCAACACTGCTGCCTCTCAACAAAGCTACAGAACGGTCACAAGAGCCATCTATAAACAAAGCAATCAAATCCCCACCAGGTTTCACCCCCAAGAATGTTGTCCAGCCAGGATCTCCCATACTCAAGAAAGTGACACCTGCTCTGCCTGGTTCTCCTCTGCCAAAGAACCCTGAAGATAAAAGCCCCAAGCTACCGCTCAGCCCTCTGCAAAGTTCTCCTAAAGCACAGTGGTCACAGCCGGAGGAAGAAGGCCCCTTAAATCTAA CTATAGATAGTGATTCGGGCAGAGAAATTGACTGCCAGTTATGTGGTGCCTGGTTTGAAACCAGAAAGGGGCTGTCGAGTCACGCTAGAGCCCACCTGAGACACCTGGGAGTGAGCGATCCAGATGCTAAAGGATCTCCTATTGATGTTTTAAATGAGCTCATCAAAAATGAAGACTTCAAAGGCCgtctttcctctctccttcctagTGAGGGAGAATCGTTAGGGGAAATTGGGAGCTCTAATGGACCCAGCCCAAAGAGCACAACTACAACAGCGCCTGCCACAGGCATGAAACAAGCACATTCACCAAGGCCTTTGGGCAAACAGCCATCTGTACTCTCACCTCACTCCCCTCCACCATCTAAGAAACTGAAGCCACATGGCCACAAGCTGTCAGCTATGGCCAATCTGCAGAGGAAACAGGGTCTTTCTTCCAGTGCGTACTGGGCATCAGACGTTGAGATGGCTCCACTCAATCTTT CTTCTGGAGCAGAACCTGTACGCGACATCAGGTGTGAGTTCTGTGGTGAATATTTTGAGAACCGGAAAGGGCTCTCCAGTCATGCCAGGTCACATCTGCGCCAGATGGGAGTGACTGAGTGGTATGTGAATGGTTCTCCCATTGATACACTCCGAGAAATCTTGAAACGGCGAGCTCAGCCCAGGACCAGTGCCTCCAGTTCTCCAGGACAGGGTCAGAAATCTCTTGCCCCATCTGTTCTTGGAGGTTCTCTGGAGCCCCGCAGTGCAGGGGAGGGCCACATGTCTGTAATCCCAAAGAAGGCGCAACCTCCAGGGAGCCCTATGGGGCATTCGCCTACCTCTTCACCTCCCCCAACTGCCAGAAAAATATTCTCGgggcttccttctccttctcttcataAGAGACTGAAGCAAGACCAATTACGAATGGAAATCAAGCGGGAAATGATGTCTGGGGGTCTTCATAATGAATCACATCTGTCTGACAGAGCTTGGTCGCCACGAGAGGAGATGTCTCCACTCAATCTCT CCTCTCGTGCAGACCCTGTGCGAGATATTAGATGTGAGTTTTGTGGAGAATTTTTTGAGAACCGGAAGGGGCTTTCTAGCCATGCCAGGTCTCACTTGCGCCAGATGGGAGTGACTGAATGGTCAGTCAATGGCTCCCCCATTGACACACTACGGGAAATcattaagaaaaagaacaagcCATGTGTAATAAAGAAAGAGCCAAGCACACTGAGCATTGAGCTTCCAAAGCCCATAGGAGAAGATGGAGCTGGTCCAAAATCCCCAGGGAAAATGTTGCAGTCCATTGCCTTGTCCCCGCTGGGCGGGAGGACTGGAAAACCAAATGTCGGTCGGGAGGTCTCTCTATCACCACTCAAATCACAGGAGGCATTCTTGGCACCACTCCCCACTAAACGCCCATTATCAGATGAGCGGCTGAGTGGCCACAGTGAAGTGAAACAGAAAACCTACATCCAGACTGAATTGCCGTATAAAGCCAAGCATGTGCATGAAAAGCCCACGCATACAT CCAGCGAAGCCTGCTGTGAACTGTGCGGCCTCTACTTTGAGAATCGCAAGGCGCTGGCCAGCCACGCTCGTGCACATCTCAGACAGTTTGGCGTCACTGAATGGTGTGTGAACGGTTCCCCCATCGAGACTTTGAGTGAGTGGATCAAGCATCGCCCCCAGAAAGCTGGAGCCTATCGCAGCTACATCCAAGGTGGGCGGCCTTTCACTAAGAAGTTTCGCAATGCCTCTCATGTGCGTGACACTGATGCCTCTGGAAAGAGGGCTCCTCTTGGCCTGCAGGCAGGCAGCCCTTCACTGGTGAGCAGAAGCCTAGGTGCAGAGATGATGCCCAGCGAGCCCAGCAAAGCTGTGGATGGTGGCGGCGGTGATGAGCGGCCTGCAGTCACATCGCCCCTATCGGTGGTAAAGGtggaggagcagcagcaacacaaCATCAACA AGTTCGAACGGAGGCAGGCCAAGCCTGTTGAGGCTGCTGTACCCCGAGAAGAGGAGACCAATGATTTGCagcagaaaacagaagaggtCCGCCAGCCACCTCCCAGAGTGAGACCAGTGCCCTCCTTGGTTCCTAGGCCACCCCAGACATCTTTGGTGAAGTTTGTGGGAAACATCTACACACTAAAATGCAG GTTTTGTGAAGTGGAGTTCCAAGGGCCCCTCTCCATCCAAGAGGAATGGGTGCGGCATCTGCAGCGCCACATCTTGGAGACTAACTTCTCCAAGGCAGATGGCTTACGAAGTGGAACCGATATGCCTACAGCACCACCTGTAGCTGAGGCTCAGTAG
- the WIZ gene encoding protein Wiz isoform X13 has product MAASTPSQPKATKALAAPRLQEDEAGVGPPPEAVTASEEEEIVTADLGSPPLQKNNSLAGSLDQIPNRIGGSLSPEPSSNRTDSQDAKTPNLTTCEVCGACFETRKGLSSHARSHLRQLGVAESESSGAPIDLLYELMKQKGKVDSDPISPSLSKKSASPKEGTAGSSQPTLLPLNKATERSQEPSINKAIKSPPGFTPKNVVQPGSPILKKVTPALPGSPLPKNPEDKSPKLPLSPLQSSPKAQWSQPEEEGPLNLTIDSDSGREIDCQLCGAWFETRKGLSSHARAHLRHLGVSDPDAKGSPIDVLNELIKNEDFKGRLSSLLPSEGESLGEIGSSNGPSPKSTTTTAPATGMKQAHSPRPLGKQPSVLSPHSPPPSKKLKPHGHKLSAMANLQRKQGLSSSAYWASDVEMAPLNLSSGAEPVRDIRCEFCGEYFENRKGLSSHARSHLRQMGVTEWYVNGSPIDTLREILKRRAQPRTSASSSPGQGQKSLAPSVLGGSLEPRSAGEGHMSVIPKKAQPPGSPMGHSPTSSPPPTARKIFSGLPSPSLHKRLKQDQLRMEIKREMMSGGLHNESHLSDRAWSPREEMSPLNLSSRADPVRDIRCEFCGEFFENRKGLSSHARSHLRQMGVTEWSVNGSPIDTLREIIKKKNKPCVIKKEPSTLSIELPKPIGEDGAGPKSPGKMLQSIALSPLGGRTGKPNVGREVSLSPLKSQEAFLAPLPTKRPLSDERLSGHSEVKQKTYIQTELPYKAKHVHEKPTHTSSEACCELCGLYFENRKALASHARAHLRQFGVTEWCVNGSPIETLSEWIKHRPQKAGAYRSYIQGGRPFTKKFRNASHVRDTDASGKRAPLGLQAGSPSLVSRSLGAEMMPSEPSKAVDGGGGDERPAVTSPLSVVKVEEQQQHNINKFERRQAKPVEAAVPREEETNDLQQKTEEVRQPPPRVRPVPSLVPRPPQTSLVKFVGNIYTLKCRFCEVEFQGPLSIQEEWVRHLQRHILETNFSKADGLRSGTDMPTAPPVAEAQ; this is encoded by the exons TTACGGCCTCTGAGGAGGAAGAGATCGTTACTGCAGATTTGGGATCACCACCACTCCAAAAGAACAATTCTCTGGCTGGGTCATTAGACCAAATTCCAAATAGGATAGGGGGCTCACTTTCTCCAGAACCTTCCAGCAATAGGACAGACTCCCAGGATGCCAAAA CACCAAACCTCACGACATGTGAGGTCTGTGGCGCCTGCTTCGAGACGCGCAAGGGCCTGTCCAGCCATGCCCGTTCTCACTTACGTCAGCTTGGTGTGGCTGAGTCTGAGAGCAGTGGAGCCCCCATCGACTTACTGTATGAACTGATGAAACAGAAGGGCAAAGTGGACAGCGATCCCATCTCTCCAAGTCTTAGCAAAAAATCTGCTTCTCCCAAAGAAGGGACTGCAGGGTCCTCACAGCCAACACTGCTGCCTCTCAACAAAGCTACAGAACGGTCACAAGAGCCATCTATAAACAAAGCAATCAAATCCCCACCAGGTTTCACCCCCAAGAATGTTGTCCAGCCAGGATCTCCCATACTCAAGAAAGTGACACCTGCTCTGCCTGGTTCTCCTCTGCCAAAGAACCCTGAAGATAAAAGCCCCAAGCTACCGCTCAGCCCTCTGCAAAGTTCTCCTAAAGCACAGTGGTCACAGCCGGAGGAAGAAGGCCCCTTAAATCTAA CTATAGATAGTGATTCGGGCAGAGAAATTGACTGCCAGTTATGTGGTGCCTGGTTTGAAACCAGAAAGGGGCTGTCGAGTCACGCTAGAGCCCACCTGAGACACCTGGGAGTGAGCGATCCAGATGCTAAAGGATCTCCTATTGATGTTTTAAATGAGCTCATCAAAAATGAAGACTTCAAAGGCCgtctttcctctctccttcctagTGAGGGAGAATCGTTAGGGGAAATTGGGAGCTCTAATGGACCCAGCCCAAAGAGCACAACTACAACAGCGCCTGCCACAGGCATGAAACAAGCACATTCACCAAGGCCTTTGGGCAAACAGCCATCTGTACTCTCACCTCACTCCCCTCCACCATCTAAGAAACTGAAGCCACATGGCCACAAGCTGTCAGCTATGGCCAATCTGCAGAGGAAACAGGGTCTTTCTTCCAGTGCGTACTGGGCATCAGACGTTGAGATGGCTCCACTCAATCTTT CTTCTGGAGCAGAACCTGTACGCGACATCAGGTGTGAGTTCTGTGGTGAATATTTTGAGAACCGGAAAGGGCTCTCCAGTCATGCCAGGTCACATCTGCGCCAGATGGGAGTGACTGAGTGGTATGTGAATGGTTCTCCCATTGATACACTCCGAGAAATCTTGAAACGGCGAGCTCAGCCCAGGACCAGTGCCTCCAGTTCTCCAGGACAGGGTCAGAAATCTCTTGCCCCATCTGTTCTTGGAGGTTCTCTGGAGCCCCGCAGTGCAGGGGAGGGCCACATGTCTGTAATCCCAAAGAAGGCGCAACCTCCAGGGAGCCCTATGGGGCATTCGCCTACCTCTTCACCTCCCCCAACTGCCAGAAAAATATTCTCGgggcttccttctccttctcttcataAGAGACTGAAGCAAGACCAATTACGAATGGAAATCAAGCGGGAAATGATGTCTGGGGGTCTTCATAATGAATCACATCTGTCTGACAGAGCTTGGTCGCCACGAGAGGAGATGTCTCCACTCAATCTCT CCTCTCGTGCAGACCCTGTGCGAGATATTAGATGTGAGTTTTGTGGAGAATTTTTTGAGAACCGGAAGGGGCTTTCTAGCCATGCCAGGTCTCACTTGCGCCAGATGGGAGTGACTGAATGGTCAGTCAATGGCTCCCCCATTGACACACTACGGGAAATcattaagaaaaagaacaagcCATGTGTAATAAAGAAAGAGCCAAGCACACTGAGCATTGAGCTTCCAAAGCCCATAGGAGAAGATGGAGCTGGTCCAAAATCCCCAGGGAAAATGTTGCAGTCCATTGCCTTGTCCCCGCTGGGCGGGAGGACTGGAAAACCAAATGTCGGTCGGGAGGTCTCTCTATCACCACTCAAATCACAGGAGGCATTCTTGGCACCACTCCCCACTAAACGCCCATTATCAGATGAGCGGCTGAGTGGCCACAGTGAAGTGAAACAGAAAACCTACATCCAGACTGAATTGCCGTATAAAGCCAAGCATGTGCATGAAAAGCCCACGCATACAT CCAGCGAAGCCTGCTGTGAACTGTGCGGCCTCTACTTTGAGAATCGCAAGGCGCTGGCCAGCCACGCTCGTGCACATCTCAGACAGTTTGGCGTCACTGAATGGTGTGTGAACGGTTCCCCCATCGAGACTTTGAGTGAGTGGATCAAGCATCGCCCCCAGAAAGCTGGAGCCTATCGCAGCTACATCCAAGGTGGGCGGCCTTTCACTAAGAAGTTTCGCAATGCCTCTCATGTGCGTGACACTGATGCCTCTGGAAAGAGGGCTCCTCTTGGCCTGCAGGCAGGCAGCCCTTCACTGGTGAGCAGAAGCCTAGGTGCAGAGATGATGCCCAGCGAGCCCAGCAAAGCTGTGGATGGTGGCGGCGGTGATGAGCGGCCTGCAGTCACATCGCCCCTATCGGTGGTAAAGGtggaggagcagcagcaacacaaCATCAACA AGTTCGAACGGAGGCAGGCCAAGCCTGTTGAGGCTGCTGTACCCCGAGAAGAGGAGACCAATGATTTGCagcagaaaacagaagaggtCCGCCAGCCACCTCCCAGAGTGAGACCAGTGCCCTCCTTGGTTCCTAGGCCACCCCAGACATCTTTGGTGAAGTTTGTGGGAAACATCTACACACTAAAATGCAG GTTTTGTGAAGTGGAGTTCCAAGGGCCCCTCTCCATCCAAGAGGAATGGGTGCGGCATCTGCAGCGCCACATCTTGGAGACTAACTTCTCCAAGGCAGATGGCTTACGAAGTGGAACCGATATGCCTACAGCACCACCTGTAGCTGAGGCTCAGTAG